The Clarias gariepinus isolate MV-2021 ecotype Netherlands chromosome 26, CGAR_prim_01v2, whole genome shotgun sequence sequence AGTGCACTGACTAACATAAATGATTTCCTCGAAACCAAACCTTCCTCCAGGCACTTTAACTCTGATAAATATGTGAACGATATAGCACATACACAGCCTTTAATCTTTAGTGCTTTTTTTGGATGTTGCGTTTTGATTAGGGATTTATCAATACTATtcattgtatactgtatgtacaatagTGACACCGTTActgatattaaaacatataaccTACTTCTCAACTGTTTATCAATCAGGTGCATCAAGGAAGatttaacaattaattttttgcCTGCTGCCATTGCTGCTAGCATTAAATTTCTTGTGCTGTGGTTTATGCTTTGCTGAGTTGCAAGAGTCTGCTTTGCTTTCATCATTAATTGTGCAATACTTCCAGAATGCAATTAGtgcaaaaacatgcattaaGCTTACGTCAGAGAGTGTCATATAGTAATGGATATTGCTACAAGAGCAGTTTTAAAAGTCTGACTCTGGATGGTCTGAATGCATCCCTACTCTAAAGAGATTTTAACTCAATTGCagcataaaaatgattaaactaAAGCTGGacaaaagcaaacacacacagactcaaccCTTGTGTGCAGGTCTGCAGAATCAGCATGGTGCAGTCACTTAGCCTATAGCTAAGGCCTTGTTTCAGCAAGCTAGCCCTTTTCTGACCCACACTCCACTCGGctgccacttttttttctttttatgattaCCCAACATTTCCGCTTTCGTCTGCCGCAGTGCTCCCTGCCAGATCTCTTTAATATCTTTCTTGATGACTGTTCCTGCAATAACGCAGTGTCTCACAATCTCTTCTGGTCGTTATCGAACCGCCTAGAAGCAGAATGGCATTTACCAGGGAGAAATAAGAGATCGATACCCAACAGCAAATTAAGTAATAGCATTTTTTGTGTCTGTGCATATTACAGCTCGGTTAACAGTGCCGGGATCAGCGTGACTCCACATCAATGGATGTTCAGATCAATCTGCGCACAAAGCCGGCATGTCTCTGGGACAACATAATCAGTTCTGAAATCGGTTCATCAGTCAAAAACTAtgaaattacaacataaattatgtCTATGGATATTCAGCTCATTCATATCATTGAATCTATTTTTTAATAGCCCCATAAAATACACTATAGCACATAATGATCTTTTTCTCCGTATGTATTAGTGAGACAAGACACTGATTTTGGGTGAGGAGATCTGGGGTGCAGTTGATGTCCCAGTTCATCACAAAGATGTTCAGAGGTCTGTGCAAGACTTTTTAGGTCTTTCAAAGTAACCTTAACACATCAGGTCTGCATCGAGTTTGCTTTGTGCAACAGCCAAAACACAACAGGAAGAGAGGAGATCAGCGcatttggaggaaacccatcaagcaccagaggaattccacacacacagacctagaggtgggactcaaaccctcgACCATGGACTTGGGAGCCGACAGTGCTAATAACCACACCACAGTGCTACTCCTACAGCATACACGCtccactcactcattgtctgaTACCACTCCAGGggcccaggagatttagggcatgaggcagggtacaccctggacgggtgcaaatccatcgcagactcattcacacactatggcacTGTGGGactgccaattagcctaatctgcattccttttggactgtgggaggtaactggaggaaacccaccaagcacagggagaacataaaaactccaccgaatcaaacccaaaccctggaggtgcaaggcaacagtgctaaccactaagccaccgtgccgcctctaCAGCATACAATGACATTTTCTACAACTGGCTGTTACCAACATTGTGGTATTAGTTTGCGAACGAAACACAGGCCAGATGTCCAAATACTTTGGGCAATAGAGTGTATAAACTTTGGGAAAGAATAGTTTTTAAACCTCAGATTAACAGAGTGTAACCTGAGACAGAGTGTGATGTGAGAGATTACTAAGGAAATAACTGATCATTTAGTTATGATCAGGAAGCAACTGGGTTTGTGCAATGTAGTCGTTTCAATTTGTAGTCTTActgtggtgtaaaaaaaaaaaaaattgtaaaaaacaaaaaacaaaaatgaataactaaaaaacatttggggattttttttacaggcaAACAAAGTATTTTATCTGTTCTAAGGTTTTATTTAGCTAAGAACATGATTAAAACAAGAGTGTTTATTCCTTATCTAGCACATAGCTAACAAAGAATACCCGGTCTCGTCCTACTTActgtacaaaaaagaaaacctacatgtgttttatgtttttgtaaagTGACTCAAAATGTTGATgcaaaagtgaaatatttattcattatggATGCTTTCTAATATATTATAGCCTTACATTAaagttcaggtgtgtgtgtgtgtgtgtgtgtgtgtgtgaaataaggCGCTAGCattttaagctaaaaaaaaaaaagaagaaaaaacaagaagaagaaaaactcaGGTAAAATATGTGAGGCACCACGCGCTCGATTCAAATCAGTAATCTGCACGTGAGGATGACGCGCGCGCTCGTGTCCCCATCACCCCTCTCTCTCGcgtgcgctctctctctctctctctctctctctaatgcaGCCCTTCTCCAGTTTAGAGCTCCATGAAATATCAGGAGTGACACCAGTGAGCCGCTGTGAGAACGCAGGAGTTACCGGCTCTCCGCGTTAAAGCGAACCGTTAGACGGACAGGATGCGCGCGCACTCGACAGCGCTCGGGGTCCTGTGCGGTTTGACAGTTTGGGTCGCGAGCTGCAGCGGAGCGCGCGTGGTGAGCGGTGAGTTAACggactttttacttttaaacaataAACCGACACGCGGGGTTACTTGCGGTTACACCTGTAGAGTGTTTACCTGCTCCGTTAACTCACCTGCTGCACAACagcaagaataataataattattattagtactaaaattatttaataattttaaagtttaaaaaaatatatttttcgtAAAATGTTGctataaatcacttaaaaatctgatcattactgtaaaaaacaaacctttGTCGCTCATTAGAGTATTAATTGATCTTACTATTTACttttaacatacaaaaataatagtACAAAGTTTTGCTTCTGctttagatatataaatattatatagatatataaatatgtatgttttatgtatgtttaaacagttaataaTAGTGTTTTCTgtgaaaaaagttattattattattattattattattgtttacctCTTTGCACCATACATCAGTCCCAAAATCTGCCTGcttggaatttttattttataaacaaataaacatacaaacaacTAACTTTAAATAGTcttcattacatttttgaattttaaagtttatttcatAGTGTCCAGTGTTTAGTCAGAACCAATATTCGTATATCGTACCTTTTTAAGTAAACAATAATGAATCTAAAGAATCtaaattattacataaataatttatgCAGGAAAGCATTAAGTTGTCAAAATGAACTGTATAGTTAATGTGTCATTTTGTAATAaagataatctgactatttatttttttatttttttatttatgtaaaacccacattttttaaatattttaaaatatttttaatataaaaaaatataaaatatatataaagtataataattGGAATAAATGTGACCCAGTCTTTGAAAATCTaggtaatgtaatatttttgtaatttcctttttttttttaacctaaaataTATGTAGACTTATTTACagagaaaaaagacaaatcacAAATGCATTTTTACAGACTGGGTCACAAATGGTTCATGATAAATAGAATGCATTTGCAATATTCATTGTTTTGctcaataaacattttatttactaaCCTTACTCATTTTAATCACCGTTTTATCTTGTATAGTGAACATGTCATTTTGTAATAAGAATAATTCAAAGGACAACAACCCCCAAACCGCCCACCCCCATACCCCCACCCCCCCGAACAGCCCAACCGTGCGTGGGTGTGTGAATAATCTCAGTGCTTAAAACCTGTGATGAATCCATTAAGCTGAATTTTCTGGACTGGAGTGGACCAGTGGGCGTTTAAGAGTAAAAGAGCAAAGCTGTGTTATTAATACCCGCCGAGTCCCGAACAAAGCAGGTATAACACGATGCTGTGCTGTACAAGTGAGATTTATTGAGGATGGGAAGTTAGCTTTCAAATGTGTGATTTGTGAGATTGAGGAATACAGAAAAAGAAGATAAATTTATTGCagacgcatgtgtgtgtgtgtgtgtgtgtgtgtgtgatggtggtTGGGGGGAGATTAGCTGAGTCTGATTTTGCCCAGGTATCTCCTGTGCATTACTGGCTTTAAAGTGATGATAGTGCAGATCTGGACCAGGCAATTATTTAAAGTACCTCTCGGGCAGTGAGCTAACGTTGTTATTAGACTTTAAGAGTGTATGGATTAATCATGGTTATCTTTCTCTTCCAAGAGCACACCACCATGCTCAGCATTTTACAAAATGATTTCtcccaaatactgtatgttgtagaTTCTTTGTTATTCTAATGTTTGGAAATTAAAACTATATGGAATTTCTTGATTTTGCAGAGAAAATGTAGAAAACACTTGAGTCTCAGCGAGATCCTTAAAATGCACAGATGAGTTGGTTAATATATAAATCTCAAAAGaatgctaaaaaaatatataattttttgcttctctttacatttaggcatttggtagatgcgacttacaaaaaaaggctttgaagtttccgtcacTGGATAAATACCTACACTGGTTTACTAGGTTACaaactaagtgccatcagtcaaatgCAGCTGAGAAGAGTTTTTTGGGTGGGGAAGGGGAATTAGTCCAAGTATTTAAGAAACAGATACGTCTATTTGTTGTTATTGATTGTAATGAAGTCACTGCATTTGACTGAAGAACAAAAggaaaattatatacatttaccaGTTCAATAGGcacattaaacatattatttggcAGAAATATAATcgaaataattaattaaataacagaACAGTTTAGATTAGCTCCACATTATGAGCCAAAGAATCCTAAGCAGACCCAATTAGCTAATTATTTTGTGATGAATTTGTCTTGAATCaatatttctaattatttttaaatttctatattatattaccctttttttttgtgtgtgtgtgtgtgtgtgtgtgtgtgccaagtTTCTGTGTGCGTTCCCTTGATACgtttttcctccaggttctcaaGTTTTCCCTTGTCTGTAGGAGGTGTTGTGATTTTAAATTGTCCCTAGGTGTGAACAAGTGTCTGAATATGTCTGTGTGTACTTAAAGCCTACTTTTCCTTAGATAGAATTGGGATCCAATCtttgaaatgtttaataaagatGATGTAAAGAATGAATGGATGGCTTGGTTAGAACAAATCCAACCTGATCAGTTAGAATGTtgatttgtttatatgtttataatctttaaaaatactcatagagaaaaaaaagtcacgtTTCATGTAAAATAAGTGGAAAAGTGTTAAGATGTTTATAcgtttttttgtgttaaaatattaGGTGCTTTTAACTTCCTTTAGGTCAGACTGTGTGTCATGGCGGCCCTGAGAAGCCATGCTATAAAATCGCATACTTCAGCGATGTATCGAGCCGCGTGGCCTTCTGGGAAGCTAAgcaagtgtgtgaggtggacggTGGGTCACTCCTGAGTGTGGAGAACGTCTCTGAACAACGGCACATTGAGCACCTTCTGCAGAATCTCAGTAGGTCCAGCTCAGGCCCGGGTATTGCCGATGGAGATTTCTGGATCGGTCTGACTCGTGTGGACAGGGAGAGTCCAGGGGAATACGCCAGCTATACTTCCTGTCCAGATCTGTACAAATGGACAGATGAAAGTGTATCTCAGTACAGGTGTGCGGATTAGATGTTCTCCACCTACTATATATGTCTGTGCTGAGCTCAGAATATTCATTATCATTTATACATCTTGGTCCAATAGGAACTGGTACTTCGATGAGCCGTCCTGTGGAGGGGAGGCATGTGTAGTGATGTACCACCAGCCCACCGCTCAGATTGGTCTAGGAGGACCGTATCTTTATCAGTGGAACGACGACAGGTGCAACATGAAGCACAATTTCATCTGCAAGTACGAGCCAGGTATGGTACGACAGCATGAAAATGACAACACAGTCTGGAAATCGTGTAGAGAAACCACACATGCTGGAGAACATATTAAAGACGcgttgtttatataaataatttttcggGTGAAAAGCAGATAACTGTTATTGttatggtttccatagtaacagctttTTGACAAGGCCAAATGAGCTATGTAATACAAGCTTAATGATAAGCTGACAAAATGTAACATtcctggaaggagtctccagcgtcagcactttgtaacagtctatataattttttcaacCACGGAAAAGTCTTCAGGAAGAGGACTTTTAGCTTTTCTACAGTATAACAAAACAAGCAAGCTGGTGAAGGACTGACCGTTTATAGCTGCTATGGCGTAAGTAATAACAGTAGCTGACTTATTTTGTGGACGTTCCATTGCATCaaacatatctacagtatatgcgtTATTCTACAAGCCTATTTTCCTTGGCTGACCTGAATAGTTGTTGCTGTTGCATTGCCATGTTTGAGTACTAGCCAAATGATCTAATCATACAAAAAtgctcatatacagtaaactcACTAACAGGACTCAATTTTCTCACCCATAATTTGTGTTGCTacctgattggtcaggagtTCAAACAAAAGTGCAgagcatttctaaaaaaaaaaaataaataaaaaaacctttttatctttttctatTATCGGTGTGAAGCTTCAAGCACTCACTCCAGAAAAACATCAAGTGTGAGCACAGTTTTCAAGTGGAAATCAATCCTATGTgcgatttttcttttctatacttCATACAAGTACACTGTTCGAGTGTTAGAGTTTTGGATGTGAGCTGACAACCACAGCCAGAGAATCTTTTGCATCAGCTTGTGTTTTGTGCCGTCCATCAACACAACGTTATGATAGAAAACTCATggtacatatttaaataaaatgtttcttcaCCATAAAATCCAGAAgagatttttgtattttttttgtatccaTATGTTGAAAACACATACTTACAGTAGATAACGTATATACTGAAATACACTTAAATGAAGCACCactaaataacataaaaacatgCCCAGGGCCTATTTGCATGTCAGTCATTTTGGTgttaagtaaggaataaaacattcgAGAAAATAATCCATGACATGTTGGTATGATCAAAGGCGATTCTAGAATCTGATGGGGCCCTAAGCAAAAAATTTGCAACCAGTATTTGTcactattatattaaaaatgataCATAATTTTGTCAGCCCTAAGGGGGCCCCCTACTGGCCTGGGCGAAACAGTTGCCTGTTGACCAGCACCGCCTGAGGGTGTGATAAAAAGTAAGagctattaattatttttcaaaaacagtgTGTTATTATGCTCTTATATGACAGAAATTTGCCGTTCATAACAATGTCTGCTTAtgctttttatccattttataGCTACATGTATTATTGTGGAACATCTGTAAGACTGGTTAGTTCCTGTCGCCATTTATGCTATAGCAGGTCTTAACAGCTGTTCCTTCACCATtgtcttttatttctatttaaaaacaacaacagttgcATTACTTAGAAACTACAAAGGAAGATGTCTGTAAGACTTTCTTGTTGTGGAAAACTGACTTTGTGCTTCAAAATTATTCATCACTTTTGGACAAATCAGAATTGTGCATTCAACAATGCAGTGGTTTTGTTGATACAGAGAGCCACCTGGTGAAGGAGCACGGAGACAGACCAGTGAATCGTGACACAGGTAAGCCGAGCTTGAATCTTTGATCATGTGATTTCACGTATACGCATATTGATTGCCTCTTTCGCCAGATCTCTCACCAGAACATGAAGAAGAGACGAAAACACCTGACGTTTTTGAAGAGAAAGGTCTTTATGTCACAGTGGCAGGACACTCAAGTAATATCGCTCATTAGTGTTTTCCGTTAGCGTTGAAACCACGCTATATCAGATATTCATCACAGAATATATTGTTTCCGTAGGTATGCTGCTGATTTATGTCATCATCCCAACCATTCCTTTGCTCCTGCTCATTCTCGTGGCCTCTGGGACGTGCTGCTTCCAGATGCTAAGCAAGAGGTGATTACAAATCATGTACTCACATTACAGACAGCAGAGCCTCACAGTAATTATACTCTCAAAGTGTTATCGAA is a genomic window containing:
- the chodl gene encoding chondrolectin isoform X1, translated to MRAHSTALGVLCGLTVWVASCSGARVVSGQTVCHGGPEKPCYKIAYFSDVSSRVAFWEAKQVCEVDGGSLLSVENVSEQRHIEHLLQNLSRSSSGPGIADGDFWIGLTRVDRESPGEYASYTSCPDLYKWTDESVSQYRNWYFDEPSCGGEACVVMYHQPTAQIGLGGPYLYQWNDDRCNMKHNFICKYEPESHLVKEHGDRPVNRDTDLSPEHEEETKTPDVFEEKGLYVTVAGHSSMLLIYVIIPTIPLLLLILVASGTCCFQMLSKRKPQTKTRVDQSTLWISKTPKSDSAMEV
- the chodl gene encoding chondrolectin isoform X2 — its product is MRAHSTALGVLCGLTVWVASCSGARVVSGQTVCHGGPEKPCYKIAYFSDVSSRVAFWEAKQVCEVDGGSLLSVENVSEQRHIEHLLQNLSRSSSGPGIADGDFWIGLTRVDRESPGEYASYTSCPDLYKWTDESVSQYRNWYFDEPSCGGEACVVMYHQPTAQIGLGGPYLYQWNDDRCNMKHNFICKYEPESHLVKEHGDRPVNRDTDLSPEHEEETKTPDVFEEKGMLLIYVIIPTIPLLLLILVASGTCCFQMLSKRKPQTKTRVDQSTLWISKTPKSDSAMEV